The window CAGGTTTTACTGCGATTGTCGTAATATGAGCTTCCTCTAATATCAGCCATATACCAATATAGCCTATGATTGTGCTGCTCTTCGTATCTTTAGCTTCGAGTACATAATATTTTGCTAGCTGATTATCTGTTAATTCATTGTAGAATGCCGCTTCACTCCACGGCAAAGAGAATACCGTGCTTTCAATGTCGAATACATACGGTATATCAGCAAATGTCATGGAACGAATGAGGTATGTGTTAATCTTTGAAAAGCTTGGTTTCTCATAATTAGAATGGTCGTTACTCAGAGCCAACACCTAATTTCTGCTGTTGAAGCCAATTGTATTCTGCCTCTGCCAATCTTAAGTACTCTGGACTAAAGCTCTTCACATCTTCTATTTCTCCGCGCGCTACATATCCTAGCCCAATTTCTAGTAAACTACTGGCGCGGGCGAGATTTCGCGACACACTAGCGACCCTTATGTTCGTTCGAATGTAATCCATATCGCTGGCACGCTGCTCTTGACTGGTTATAAATTGTTCTAGAGTTTTTTTATGTATGTGTATGTCATGACCAACAAAAAGTATACGTTCATACTTACCACTAATTTCACAAATCCAATCAGTGAACATTGTTAGACGATCGCCTTCAATAGCCTTCCACAAATCATTATGTGGAAGATGAGTAATACTCCCGTCATCACTACAGTGACTTTTATAGACTCCAGTAAATACCTGCCCTCTACGCGCATCAATGACAGGAACAATAACTCCTGTATGACCTTTGCAACTATGAGCAATCACAGACAAGCTAGATACACCGATTAGTGGTAGATTGAGTGACCATGCAAAACTTTTTGCAGTAGAAACGCCAATTCTTAGTCCCGTATAGGAACCTGGTCCCTTTGCTACAATGATTCCTTTCAGGTCTTTAGGCGTTATCTTTGCAACTTTCATCATATGTTCAATGGCAGGCATTAGTCGAGATGAGTGATCGCCACTCACATTCGTTGTATACTCGGCAATGATTGATTCTTCTGTTCCTAATGCGACTGATAACGTTTGCGTTGATGTATCGATTGCTAGATACGGCATATACTCACCAACTCCTCAATGACTTTCTTCCACCTTTGATCTGTAAAAGAAAAGGTGATTACCCTATGCTGATCATCTTCTTCCATATGCCGAATTGCGATGTGTAAGCGTTCTTCCGGTATCAACTCATCGATAAACTCCGACCACTCAATCACACAAACGCCATTCCCATAAAAATACTCATCATATCCTAAGTCTTCATCAATCGCTGACTCGCCTAAGCGGTAAATATCAAAATGATATAAAGGCATTCTGCCTTCAAGGTATTCTTTAATGATGGTAAAGGTAGGGCTACTTACGGGCGCCAAAATGCCAAGTCCTTTAGCAATTCCCTTCGTCATCGTTGTCTTGCCCGCCCCTAAATCCCCACTCAATGTAATAACGTCTCCAGGGGACAGTAGTTTTCCTAAATGATTGCCTATGTTTAATGTATGTTCAAGTGATTGACTCTGAATGTTTTCCATGAAAAAAGACGACACCTTCCATTGCATACTTTACTATTCGAAGATTCCAACAAGTAACATAATTATAGCCTTTTCCTATGCGTTGTTGCAAGAAAGGCTATAAATAATAACAGATGTAATGAATATGTACTATTCATCACATCTGCTCACAAATTGAATATATTGATCTACTAATGATGGGTCAAATTGCGTCGATTTCCCCTTTTCTAACTCTTCAACAGCCCTATCAAAAGTAAGTCTTGGTCTATAGGCACGATTATCCGTCATAGCATCCCAAGCATCTACAATTGTTACAATCCTTGCAGATAAAGGTATTTCTTTACCTTTTAATCCATCAGGATATCCTCTCCCATCGAATCGTTCGTGATGATGTTTAACTATATGCAGAATGTCTTTTTCTGGTTCTAGTGGCGCAACTATTTTTGCACCTTTCATTGGATGAGACTTGATAATCTCAAATTCATGTTCCGAAAGCGTGGATGGTTTATTTAAGATGACATCCGATATCCCTATCTTTCCTATATCATGTAGTAAGGCCCCATGTTGAAAGACTTCAACGGTATGTGAATCTAATCCCAAAAACTTGGAGAATTCCTTGGTCAATCTTGAAACTCTTTTGGAATGGTTTTGAGTGTACAAGTCTTTAGCGTCAATAGCAGAGACTAATGTATCTATGATTTTGAAGTAAAACTCTTTCTTTCCCTGTTCAATTTTCAACACATTGTTTTCAAGAATGAGAGCTGTATTATGTGAAAAAATTCTGAGATTCAAAATATCCTGCTCCGAATAAACACTCGTGTGCTGATGATGCCCTCTTTCCTTGCGATGCATAACAACGGTGTATCCTATCATATTTTCACCAATATTCAGCGGAACAATTGCTAGGGAAATTAGTTTACTATCGTACCTCAAAAAGTAGTTTAATTTTTTATCAAATTGGCTTATAACTGTGATGTCTTTCGTTTTATCGGTACCAAATAATCGGTTAATATTTCTTAATTCTTCTACTAGTTGACTAGGAATATTTCCATTGACCTCAATCGTCTTTAATTTGCTAATCCCTTGTTCAAATATGTAAAGGCATCCAGCCTCACTTCCAGTGATATTCATAGCTAATTGCAGTGCTTTTTTTATACTTGTGTTTATGTCACTCTCGTTAATCCAAACTTTATTGATTTCTACTAAAAATAATTGTTCTTCTAATGATCTTTCTAATTCTGCAATTCTTGTATGTAATTTATGAATGTTGTTCTCATGCTGATATACATTCGGTTGTAAAATGGTAGTCGCCTCCAATTGTGCATTTATCATCTACACTTGCAATCCATTCTGGTAGCCGCTTGAT of the Desulfuribacillus stibiiarsenatis genome contains:
- the tsaB gene encoding tRNA (adenosine(37)-N6)-threonylcarbamoyltransferase complex dimerization subunit type 1 TsaB, translating into MPYLAIDTSTQTLSVALGTEESIIAEYTTNVSGDHSSRLMPAIEHMMKVAKITPKDLKGIIVAKGPGSYTGLRIGVSTAKSFAWSLNLPLIGVSSLSVIAHSCKGHTGVIVPVIDARRGQVFTGVYKSHCSDDGSITHLPHNDLWKAIEGDRLTMFTDWICEISGKYERILFVGHDIHIHKKTLEQFITSQEQRASDMDYIRTNIRVASVSRNLARASSLLEIGLGYVARGEIEDVKSFSPEYLRLAEAEYNWLQQQKLGVGSE
- a CDS encoding HD domain-containing phosphohydrolase, with protein sequence MINAQLEATTILQPNVYQHENNIHKLHTRIAELERSLEEQLFLVEINKVWINESDINTSIKKALQLAMNITGSEAGCLYIFEQGISKLKTIEVNGNIPSQLVEELRNINRLFGTDKTKDITVISQFDKKLNYFLRYDSKLISLAIVPLNIGENMIGYTVVMHRKERGHHQHTSVYSEQDILNLRIFSHNTALILENNVLKIEQGKKEFYFKIIDTLVSAIDAKDLYTQNHSKRVSRLTKEFSKFLGLDSHTVEVFQHGALLHDIGKIGISDVILNKPSTLSEHEFEIIKSHPMKGAKIVAPLEPEKDILHIVKHHHERFDGRGYPDGLKGKEIPLSARIVTIVDAWDAMTDNRAYRPRLTFDRAVEELEKGKSTQFDPSLVDQYIQFVSRCDE
- the tsaE gene encoding tRNA (adenosine(37)-N6)-threonylcarbamoyltransferase complex ATPase subunit type 1 TsaE; the protein is MENIQSQSLEHTLNIGNHLGKLLSPGDVITLSGDLGAGKTTMTKGIAKGLGILAPVSSPTFTIIKEYLEGRMPLYHFDIYRLGESAIDEDLGYDEYFYGNGVCVIEWSEFIDELIPEERLHIAIRHMEEDDQHRVITFSFTDQRWKKVIEELVSICRI